The Aerosakkonema funiforme FACHB-1375 nucleotide sequence ATCAGGGTGTCGTCAGTGATAGGAATCAAGACAGTTTTGGGTGCAGTATCTCCATCCGCAAAATTGACGACGATGGGGGTGCTAGTGTAGTCACCAGGAGCTGTAGCGGTGCCGTTACTGAGGTTAACTGTACCAGATACTGCGCCAAAACTACCGCCCGTGCGAGTAACTGTCACTGCTGCTACAGGCGTGCCGTTTTCGTTAACGGTGAAGACGGGATTGCTAAATTGAAGAGAACCGATCGTTTCTTCTGTTCCGGTATATTTGATTTGTTGAACTAGGTAGTCAGAACTATCGCTGATGTAAGTCCCGGTAGAATCTGTATAGGTGGGTTGGGTAGCGCTTGGGTTAGCATAGGCTTTGGAGGAAAATCGCAGTTCGTCAAAAGCTCCAAATACCTTAAACTTGAAATCTCCATTAGTGCCATCATCGGCGAGGAAAGTGACTCCGTTGGTAGCATTTTGGATGGAGGTCTGAGTACCGCTGACGGTATTCTCATTGACCATCCGAACGCCTGTCACCGACACCGGAGCGCCATTTTTGAAAGCTTGTAAGAAACCGACTTCGGTGCCTGCTCCTTCAGCACTTTTGGGAACGAATAAGCTCAGGTCAATAAAAGCATCTTGAATTGTTTTGTTAGGAGCCCATTTGTAAGTTAGTGTTTCGGATTGTCCGGTGTTGGGGTTATAGTTGATTTCCGCCCGCACTTTGGTTGTGGCAGTCCACCAACCGTAATAAGCATTGGCGACCCCCATGCCGTATTCGTCGCCATAACTTACTGTACTACCGTTGGAAAAATTTAGATTGTTTTGGGCAGTTGTTGTAAGGTAGTCGGTTTGTATACCGTTGAAACTGGTTCCATATATTTGAATGCCTTGATTTTGGGCAGCTGTAAGCCACTCGGCTTTAAAAGCGTTTATGCCTGTCGTGTCATTGGTATACCCAAAGTTACGACCCAATACACCAGTTATCGGATTAGTAGCCATAATTTATCCTTTAATTATTTTAGCGATCGAGCAGATGAAAGCCTGGAATTTAGATCTCTAAATCTTCTTCCTTCGTGTTTGAAGTTGCATCCGGAAAATAATTTCAAAAAATCCGATCTAATCCTGGCTAATTTGGGCGCTAAGTTGAATTTAGAAATAACCAGTATATTTAAGGATTTGGTTTGATTAAATAAACAAATTTATCCGGGCTTTCTCTGATATGGGAATGATTAAAAATTTCAATTAGGGCTTAATCTTAAAGCCTATTGATAAAGATTAGCTAATTTTTACGATCCATCTATGTGAAACTACGGTTCTCAATAAAAACTTAAATTTTTAATCTCAATATTACTGAAAAAGCTGGTAGCACTTCGCCACCAGCTAGCTAAGAGTTGTTAAAAGTCAAAAGAAAGGGCGTCGGGAAGAGGGAGGAATTTTGAATGAGTGACTTTTGACTTTTGACTTTTGGCTCTCCCTCTCCCTTCAGTAGCGAATGCGTGGGTCGATGTAGGCATTGATGATGTCAATCAAAATGCTGGCAGTCACGACGATCGCACCAAAAAATACCATAATTCCTTGTACTGTGGGGTAGTCTCGTTCGGAAATCGCCAGATATAGACGACGCCCCAATCCTTCCCAAGAAAACGTCACCTCAGTTAATACCGCTCCTCCCAGCATTGAGGCAAAAGTAAGTCCCAAAATCGTAATCACTGGAATTAAGGCATTTTTGAGCGCATGAGACCATAAAATGCGCTTTTCCGGAATTCCTCTGGCTCTGGCGGCTTCTACATAATCCGCTTGCAGGGTTTGCTTCAAATTTACCCGTACAATGCGCTCGAAAATACCGCTGATCAAGATACCTAATGTTAAGCAGGGGAGAGCCAAATGGTGCAGGGATGTCAGCAACTGACCGAAGTCGCCGCTCAGGAGGCTATCGATCGTGTATATTCCTGTTATGTTTTCTGGTGAAGGCCCGCGCCCGCTGGGCGGGAACCAGCGCAGCTGCACGGCGAAAATCAATTGCAG carries:
- a CDS encoding ABC transporter permease, which encodes MSRSKALQYYIISRLLLAPLMLWTIVTLVFLLLRATPGDPVDAMFSSRVPDSVKEEFRRSLGLADPLWLQYFRYMESLLHFDLGSSFTIPGQSVWGEIQLYFPATLELAAFSMAIALIVGVTFGAISASNPNSFLDVGGRLFGIITYAIPLFWFGMILQLIFAVQLRWFPPSGRGPSPENITGIYTIDSLLSGDFGQLLTSLHHLALPCLTLGILISGIFERIVRVNLKQTLQADYVEAARARGIPEKRILWSHALKNALIPVITILGLTFASMLGGAVLTEVTFSWEGLGRRLYLAISERDYPTVQGIMVFFGAIVVTASILIDIINAYIDPRIRY